CATTCTGTGCAGTTGTTCACGCTGCTGGGAGTTTGCACTGAAGGAAAGCTTGGCCAGATCATTATAAGCGTCCTCGAGCGCCTGCAGTGCATTTGTAAAATTGCCGTCATTATAATGCTGCTGAGTAGCGGCATCCTTGTATTGATCCTGGGCCAGATTGATTGCATCCTCACATTGCTGAAGTAACTGTTCAACCGATTGACGTGTAGCCAATTGTAGCCCCTCCTTTACTTGATGCTGAAGCAAAGTCTGCTTCTTCTTTATTTTGTTCACAATACATTTTCCTATCACGATTTTGCGAATGTTTAATGATGCCAATTATATTGGGTAAACATTGTAATCTTTTTGCAATTGGATTCACGTTTTCTAAATGGTACAATTTTTATTATTAATTTTTTTTGACAGACAGGCTTTAGGAGGTTTCTGGCATGAAACAGACCAACCCTTTTCACTATGCTACTGACGATAAACGGTACCATACTTGGAATTACCATTTGCGCAGCCATTTTGGCCATAAGGTTTTCAAGGTGGCACTTGATGGCGGATTCGATTGCCCGAACCGTGATGGTACAGTAGCCCACGGAGGCTGTACGTTTTGCAGTGCAGCTGGTTCAGGAGATTTCGCCGGTGACAGAGTAGAAGATCTTGGCACACAGTTCGCAAAGATAAAAGAAAAAATGCACTCTAAGTGGAAAGACGGCAAATACATGGCCTATTTCCAGGCTTTCACCAATACACACGCTCCGGTCGAGGTGCTGCGTGAGAAGTACGAAACTGTATTGAACGAAGAAGGAGTCGTCGGGATTTCGATCGCAACTAGACCGGACTGCCTGCCCGATGATGTCGTGGAATATTTGGCTGAGTTGAACGAGCGAACGTATTTATGGGTTGAACTAGGACTTCAGACCGTCCATGAAAAAACAGCCAATTTAATCAATCGCGCCCATGATTATGAAACCTACAAAGAAGGCGTGGACAAGCTACGTAAGCATGGTATCAGGGTTTGTTCGCATATTATCAACGGTCTGCCTCAGGAAACACCCGAAATGATGATGGAGACAGCACGTGAAGTCGCGAAACTTGATGTTCAGGGAATCAAAATCCATCTTCTTCATCTGTTGAAGGGCACCCCGATGGTCAAGCAATATGAAAAAGGATTACTTGAATTCCTTAGCTTTGAGGACTATGTAAAATTGGTCTGTGACCAGCTGGAGATCCTGCCTCCTGACATGATCATTCACCGAATTACAGGGGATGGACCGATCGAGCTGATGGTCGGGCCGATGTGGAGCGTCAATAAATGGGAAGTATTGAACGCGATTGATAAAGAATTGAAACATCGCGACAGCTGGCAGGGGAAATTTTATGCTGGAAACAAAGTGGTGATTGAAAATGAAGCTTGAACGGATCCTTCCATTTGCCAGGAACCTTCTTGAATTAGCCGTGAAGCCAGGTGATATCGCTGTAGATGCCACAGTCGGCAACGGACATGACACATTATTTTTAGCAAACCTGGTCGGCCCTGCCGGCAGGATTTACGGCTTTGATATCCAGGATGAGGCGCTCATGTCCTGCAAAACGAAGCTTCGCGAACATGATTTGCAGGATCAGGTCACACTGTTCCATACTGGACATGAAAACATCACAGAATGCATCCCACCTTTGCACTTTGGAAAAATTACCGGCGCAGTATTCAATCTAGGATATCTGCCCGGCGGCGATAAAAACATCGTCACCGTCCCTGAGACAACCATCCAGGCCATCGACCAGCTGCTGGAAATCATGGCACCAGAAGGCATCATTGTGATTGTGATTTACCACGGACATCCCGAAGGCAAGGTAGAACGAGAATATTTATTGCGGTATGTAAAATCATTGGATCAAAATATCGCACATGTATTGGAATATAAATTTCTTAACCAGAAAAACAATCCGCCATTTATTATTGCGATTGAGAAGAGATAGGAAGCCTTCCCTAAAAGTGAAGGCTTTTTTCTTTGGGATAAGAATGTATCCTTGGCCATATATTTCACTCAATGTTCCCCGTTTTTCTCTCTTGGACAGAACGGGGCACTCTTCCGGGGTTTATGTTCCCCGTTTTTCATCTTGGACAGGAACGGGGCTCTTTTCCGGGGTTTATATTCCCCGTTTTTCATCATGGACAAGAACGGGGCTCTTTTCCGGGGTTTATGTTCCCCGTTTTCCCTCTTGGACAGGAACGGGGCTCTTTTCCGGGGTTTATGTTCCCCGTTTTTCTCTCTTGGACAGGAACGGGGCTCTTTTCCGGGGTTTATGTTCCCCGTTTTCCCTCTTGGACAGGAACGGGGCTCTTTTCCGGGGTTTATGTTCCCCGTTTTCCCTCTTGGACAGGAACGGGGCTCTTTTCCGGGGTTTATGTTCCCCGTTTTCCCTCTTGGACAGGAACGGGGCTCTTTTACGGGGTTTATGTTCCCCGTTTTTCCATCTTGGACAGGAACGGGGCTCTTTTACGGGGTTTATGTTCCCCGTTTTCCCTCTTGGACAGGAACGGGGCTCTTTTCGGGGTTTATGTTCCCCGTTTTTCCTTTTTTAACTGAGACCGGGCAATTTAAATCGTCTAAAACAAAAAAAAGCCAGGATTCAATACCTGGCTTTGTCACAATTTCACTATCATTTAATAAACGCCCTCACCACTCCTGAGGGAACCCACCTCTGCAATGACCGATAAGCTCGTCCATTAATATAAAAGAAGTAGCTGACGGGGCCGGCTGTCTTGATCATTTCCCTGGCCAGTTTTCTGATTCTTTCCTGGCGCCTTACTTTATCATCGGACAGGTAAACGCCGAGGAGGCCGCGGTTGATCAGTTTATGGAATCTTTGATGGGGAAGCTTGGCCGTATGATGATCGGCATGTTGTACAAAGTGGCGCAAGCGCTCAAACAAAGCTTCTTCATTTTCATAATAAAAACAAAAGTTCAAATCGCCGCCTTCCCTGTCTTCTTCCTGGTCGATGAAATAATCGAGAAGGATGTGAAGGCCTTGTATGTAGGGGAAATATCCGTTGCGAATGCTGTCGGCGTATTCAGGTTTAAAATCATCGCGGAGCGCATAGGATACCAGGCAAAAGATTCCTAGCGTCGATCCGGCGCAAGCTGAGAATTCATACCACTCCATGTCTGGAATATTTTCACGATGGCCATCAAACCATGTTTGCAGCCTTGGGACACGGTCTTTTACCTCAACATGCTTGTGGATTTGCAAATCGCAATAATAGTCACAAAGCTCGCCAAAATGATGTTGGATATCATGGTAGTGATCTAGCTCAGACAGGACTTCCCGGCAGACGGTCACCAGTTCAATGAGATATCCCCCGTCATTCTGGTCTTCCCGCTCCCGATAATAATTTTTCAATTGACGATCCGTATCCAGGGCATCTGCCATCGATTCATGCAGCGCAGCGAAATCAGCTGGATCCAGTGATGTACTGCGGTCACAAAGATTATCAAGGTAATCGCTGATCGTCTGGTAAGCCACTATGAAACGGATCGCTTTTTTATAATTCTTTTTCGCGGTCAGGCTCAAAATCGAGCCTCCTTCGCAATGGAAGGTTTTATGCTCGATACTGGACAATGCCTGTTTCCTTAATTCCGGGTTCGGGATTTCCTCTGCCCTGCTCTTCCAATACGCCAGCTCCCTGTGTACTTGGGGCAGAACTTGTTTGTATACACGGTACATTAAACTGATTGGCATAGATGGTATCAACATGTATACACCTTCATCCTTTCCATGTAAAACAAATATCTAATAAACATACCCGATTGCCTTCAGCTGGCTGATGACAAAATCATGTGCGTAATCAAAAACCTCTTCGCGTTCAGGTTCGTTGAACACTTCATGATAGCAATTAGGCCATTCTTTATATCTTTTTTCAGAGAGCGGAGCATTGTTGAACCATTCTTTCACAGAACGTTTATCCACAATCCGATCATCACCGCCCTGCACCAGTAGTGTTGGAACGTCCTGGACTTTACTCATGTTATCAAAGGCTTGATCCATTGCCGCAATGAGTTCACGGTACCAGCGGATTGATACCTTGGTAAGATAGAGTGAGTCATTTGCATCCACAGCTCTCACATCTTCATTTCTTGTGGCCATTTCAACCGTCAGGCCTGGCGACATCCGCATGGCGGGAACTAGGACATTCAAGCCGTGCGAAAGCATATCCAGCATTTTCGAAGGATAATTGACCAAACCAAGACATGGCGATGACAAAATGAGTCCGGCAATTTCAACACGTTCCTCCTGCAGCATGCGGATCGCTACAAGCCCTCCCATGCTATGGCCGAGCAAAAATACTGGCAGGTCAAATTCATAAGCTGCCTCAACCCATTCTTTTACTTCCAAAATGTACTCATCAAATGAATCAATATGGCCACGGTTTGCTCTTGTTGTTAATCCCTGTCCAGGCAAATCACCCATTATGACATGAAATCCCGATGAGCGCCAAGCTTCAATCAGCCATCCGTAACGCCTGTGATGCTCGAGGGCACCATGAATCATAACGATTACAGCCTTAGCATCCCCGTCAGCTTCCCATTTCCACATGACCATTCCCCCACTCAAATACTTTTTCTTTCTTTAAAAGAACTATAATATATAATTAGTGAAAAATAAAAATGAAAGCACTGATAAAATCTATTTTATTTAGGAGTGTATTTTATGATTTATTCTTACAAAGGCAAGACACCTAAAATAGCGGATTCCGCTTTTATTGCAGATTATGTAACGATTAGCGGGGATGTTGAAATCGGCGAGGAATCGAGCGTCTGGTTTAACACCTCGATCCGTGGCGACGTCGCTCCCACGATTATCGGTAATAAAGTGAATATACAGGATAACTCTGTCCTCCACCAAAGCCCCAATAACCCTTTGATTCTTGAGGATGAAGTGACTGTTGGCCACCAGGTCGTCCTCCACAGCTGCGTCATTCGAAAAAAAGCATTGATTGGGATGGGCTCAATCATCCTCGACCAAGCTGATATCGGAGAAGGTGCTTTCATTGGTGCCGGCAGCCTTGTACCTCAAGGCAAAAAAATTCCGCCGAACACGCTTGCATTCGGACGCCCAGCCAAAGTCATCCGCGAGCTGAATGAAGAAGACATTCGAGACATGGAACGAATCTCAAGAGAGTATGCCGAGAAAGGACAATACTATAAAAACCTACAAAACAAAGAAAATGATTAATTAAACAAATCCCGCATCAGTCCGATATTAATTTATATATTATACCCTGCAATTATAAAAATATGCGGACGGGCCAGGTGATCGAAGTGGATATGTTATATATATCAATTGCGGCTGTTGTACCTCTGCTAGTCTTGTTTTTTCTGTTAATCCGAAATCAAAATAGCATGATAAAATCCATCTTGATGTTCTTGTTTGTTTTTACATCAGTAGCCGGAGCCTTCCTGCTCGAGAACCTGCAGGCTTCACATGTCGCCAAGGCTGTAGAGTCTGTCAAACAATGGCTTGATGAGCCCGAACAAAGTGCACTACGAGAGGCAGCTATGATAGAAGAATACAAACCTGAAATCATCCCAATAAAAAAACAGATTCTCCTGGATGCTCCGGCCATCTGGCAGATGCCTGAGCTCCCAAGAGGATGTGAAGTCACAAGTCTCGCCATGCTCCTGCAGTTCAAGGATATTCAAGTGGACAAGCTGACACTGGCCAGGGAAGTAAAGAAAAACCCGGCTGAATACCGGCTCCAAAATGGCAAAATCTATTTTGGCGATCCTAATGAAGGATTTGTCGGCAATATGTACACCTATACCCAACCAGGACTAGGTGTCTATCACAAACCGATTGCTGAACTGGCAGAACAATATCTTCCTGGGAAAATACAGGACCTTACAGGCGCAGATTTCCAGGAACTTAAAATCCACCTATCAGATAACCGGCCAGTATGGATCATCACGAATACTGAATATAAAAGATTGAACGATAGCTTTTTCCAAACATGGTATACACCTAATGGAGAAGTCAAAGTTACAACAAAAGAGCATTCTGTATTGGTTACCGGTTATGATGAAAGTTCGGTTTATTTCAACGACCCGTTAACAGGTGAGAAAAATAAAAAAGCACCCATGAAAGACTTCGTGGAAGCCTGGGTGCAGATGGGAAGGCAAGCAGTTACCTACCTTCCCTGATTTTTAAGATTGTAATACTTTCTGAGCCTCATACTCCTTCTGGAAGGAGTATTTTTTTTCGACATAAACATCATGCCACATCATGAACATCAGCACTGTCCAGATTTTGCGACTATTGTCAGCCTTGTTCTGGCAGTGGTCATCCAATAGCTTCAATAAGTAAGACTTATTGATTAGATGCTCTGTGTTGCTTTCCTTGATGATGTTCTTTGCCCACTCGTTCATTTCATTCTTCAGCCAGTGGCGAATCGGCACCGGGAAGCCAAGCTTTTTGCGTGTAAGAACGTGATCAGGTACAACGCCTTCAGCCGCTTTACGCAAAATGTACTTGGTTGTGTTGTTAGCTGTTTTCAAGCTCGTTGGAATCTTAGAAGCTGTCTCGAAAACAATCTTATCAAGGAATGGTACGCGAAGCTCCAAAGAATGAGCCATCGTCATTTTATCCGCCTTCAATAAAATGTCTCCGCGCATCCAGGTGTGGATATCGATATATTGCATTGTATCAACCGGATCGTAGCCTCTGCTCTCGCGATAAAGAGGCTTTGTGATATCTCTGTAATCGTACTGTCCATTATAAACGTGGAGCAGCTCGCTCTTCTCTTTTTCAGTGAACATCTTCGCATTTCCAATGTAACGCTCTTCCATAGGCGTCACACCGCGTTCGATGAAGCTCTTGCCCTTCATGCCCTCTGGCATCATTTTAGAAATGCCCTTCAGCATCGACTTCCCTACCTGGGGAATCTTGTTGAACATTTCTAGATCCTGCGGCTCACGGTAAATGTTATAGCCACCGAACAGTTCATCGGCACCTTCTCCGGAAAGGACAACTGTTACATGTTTCCTTGCTTCACGGGCAACGAAGTACAAAGGTATAGCAGCCGGGTCTGCGAGCGGGTCATCCATATGCCACATGATTTTCGGAAGTTCATCCATATATTCCTGAGGACTGATCACATAGCTGATGTTTTCAACACCGAGCCGATCAGCCGTTTCCTTCGCGACATCAATCTCGCTGAAACCATTTTGTTGAAATCCAACAGAGAAAGTCTTGATTGAAGGATGGTATTGCTTTGCAATTGACGCGATGATCGAGGAATCAATCCCGCCAGAAAGGAAAGAACCAACTGGCACATCACTGCGCATGTGGATTTTCACGGATTCGAACAGGACATCCCTGATCTCCTTCGTGAACTCATCCTCGGATTTGTGGATTGGCGAGAAGCTCGCTTTCCAGTAACGCTTGATTTCCATCGGCGAACCAATTTTCTTTGTAAAATAATGCCCTGGCTCAAGCTTGTAGATGCCTTCAGACATTGTATTTGGTTCTGGAACGAATTGATAAGTCAGGTAGTGCTGTAATGCCTTGTAATCGAGGACATCATTCTCAAGCGCAAGCAAAATGCTCTTCTTTTCAGACCCGAAGAATGTACGATTCTCATCTTCAAAGTAGAAAAATGGCTTGATGCCGAAATGGTCACGCGCACCGTAAAGGATCTGCTCCTGTTTATCCCAGATGACAAACGCGAACATCCCGCGAAGCTTGTCAACAGCCTGCTCTTTATAATGGCTGTATAGGGCGATGATCACTTCTGTGTCCGAATGAGTTTCGAAGGTAAGTCCTTCTTCAATCAACTCTTCACGAAGCTCAAGATAGTTGTAGATTTCCCCGTTGAAAATGATCCAGTAGCGCTCATTTTCATAGGTCAATGGCTGATGGCCAGCCTCAAGGTCAATGATGCTCAGACGACGGAAGCCGAACTGGATATGCTCATCATAGAAATATCCATCATCATCAGGACCACGGTGGGTGATGATGTCATTCATATTTTTAAACAGCTGCTTGTCATCGCTGCTGAATTCCTGTGCATTTTCATGTACACAACCGATAAAGCCACACATTATGTACTTCACCTTCTCCATTTCAGATAAAAATTTATTGTTATTTTCCAATGATTTTACTACCCTAAAAACATACCATCTAATACTATCATTAAACACAAAGTTTTTGCAGTAAAATCTGTGGGAAATTTAAGGTAATACTCTATTTTACACCTTTTGGACCATTCGCAAACCCAAGGGCTTTTCGCGTCTTCCTTGATTAGACGGCAAATAATAAAGGGAGTTACATATTTCTATGCAACTCCCTTGTGATTTTATTTTCCTTGCGCTTGAGTGCGAAGTGCCTCAGCCTTGTCTGTACGCTCCCATGGAAGGTCAACGTCAGAACGGCCGAAGTGTCCATAAGCAGCTGTCTGCTTGTAGATTGGCTTGCGCAGGTCAAGCATGTTGATGATCCCAGCCGGGCGAAGGTCGAAGTTGTTTTCTACAACGTCGATCAAGACATCTTCGCTCACTTTGCCTGTTCCGAATGTATCGATTGAAATCGATACCGGACGAGCAACGCCGATTGCGTAAGCAAGCTGAACTTCAACTTTTTCAGCAAGGCCAGCAGCTACGATGTTCTTCGCAACGTAACGTGCAGCGTATGCAGCTGAACGGTCAACTTTTGTAGGATCCTTACCAGAGAATGCGCCGCCGCCGTGGCGAGCATATCCGCCGTAAGTATCAACGATGATCTTGCGGCCAGTAAGTCCTGCATCACCCTGTGGTCCGCCGATTACGAAACGGCCAGTTGGGTTGATGAAGTATTTTGTGTTCTCGTCAATCAATTCTGCTGGTACAACAGGCTTGATGACATGTTCTTTAAGGTTGCGCTGGATTTGCTCAAGCGAAACTTCTGGGTGGTGTTGAGTTGAGATAACGATTGTATCGATGCGAACAGGCTTGTCGTTCTCATCGTATTCAACTGTCACCTGAGTTTTACCGTCCGGACGAAGGTATGGAAGGATTTCTTCCTTACGCACCTCAGTCAGGCGGCGTGAAATTTTGTGTGCCAATGATATTGGAAGAGGCATAAGCTCTTTCGTTTCGTTGCAGGCAAAACCGAACATCAAGCCCTGGTCTCCCGCTCCGATTGCTTCGATTTCTTCATCTGACATTTGGCCTTCACGTGCTTCAAGTGCCTGGTCAACACCCATTGCGATGTCAGCAGACTGCTCGTCGATTGAAGTCAAAACTGCACAAGTTTCAGAGTCGAAACCGTACTTAGCGCGAGTGTAGCCAATTTCCTTGACTGTTTCACGAACGATCTTCGGAATATCTACGTATGTAGATGTAGTGATTTCCCCTGCAACTAGTACAAGGCCTGTAGTAACTGATGTTTCAGCAGCAACACGTGCATTAGCATCTTTTGCAAGGATCGCATCTAAAATCGCGTCAGAAATCTGATCGCAAATTTTATCAGGATGGCCTTCTGTTACTGATTCAGAAGTGAACAAACGGCGTTTGTTTGACATCTGAGTTCCTCCCTTATTTATAAAAATTGATCGAGGCTGTCCCAATACAGACCTCGGGTTGATACGGTACTCATTCCCTATGTAGTATGAAATAAACGCTGAGTTTTTATTAGAAAAATTTGTTCAGGATTCATGGTGAATTTCTTTTTTTCCTAATTTTCACCCACGGGAGCAATGACACCTAAGAAGGCAGTCCGATTGCATTCTCATGCATTTGGACAGAAAAAAGCAATATAAAAAACCTCTCCAATTTCGAGGAAAGGTTTATGCTTAAATCCGCGCCTTTCGCTCTTATCGTTCAAGGGCAGTTCCCTTGCGTCAGGTTAGCACCTTTGCCCGGAAATAGCAGCATTCCAAAAGCTGTTTTTTCACGTCTGCAGGTTGCTGGGTTTCATTGGGCCTGTCCCTCCACCAGCTCGGGATAAGAGAGTATCCGTTCAAGACCAAATCATAACGAAACTACAATTGCATGTCAATGATTTTCTCGGTAAATTTGTCGATTGTTGTTGAAAGTTTTTTTGTATAATAAAATGGCCTCATAATGCTTCTTTTTGCTTGACTATATAAAGAAAGAATTATATAACGCAAGTTAGGTACAAGGTAATTTTTCGAGTCATTAGTATAGATTAATTAAACTAATGTGTTATACTAATACCGAGATGTAAACACTTACAAAATATTAAACTTTTAAAAAGGAAGGTATTCTCCGATGAATGTTGTAGGAATATCAAATGAACTTTCAGCATTATTAAAAGGAAACAATGTAAAGGTGCAGTTATCTGTTCCCCAGCTTGTTGAAAAAGTCTTGAACCGAAACGAAGGGCTCCTGACTTCAACTGGTGCCGTAAGAGCAACCACTGGAAAGTATACTGGCCGTTCACCTAAAGATAAATTCATTGTCGAAGAAGAATCCGTGAAGGACAAAATTGACTGGGGCTCTGTCAACCAGCCGATTTCCGAGGAATCTTTTACAAAACTATATAATAAGGTATTGAACTTCCTTAAAGAAAAAGAAGAAGTATTTGTATTCAAAGGATTTGCGGGTGCTGATAAGAAATACCAGCTTCCAATCCAGGTTATCAATGAATACGCCTGGCACAACCTTTTCGCTCATCAATTGTTCATCCGACCAACGGAGGAAGAGCTTGTTGATCATGAATCTGAATTCACGGTTATTTCTGCACCAACTTTCAAGGCGGATCCTAAAGTTGATGGCACGAATTCCGAGACATTCATCATTGTTTCTTTTGCACAGCGCGTCGTATTGATCGGCGGAACAGAATATGCGGGTGAAATGAAGAAGTCGATTTTCTCCGTGATGAACTATTTGCTGCCTGAAAATGGGATCCTTTCCATGCATTGCTCGGCAAACGTGGGACGCGAAGGCGATGTTGCATTGTTCTTCGGTCTTTCCGGAACAGGAAAGACAACTTTATCAGCTGATAACAATCGCCGACTGATTGGTGATGATGAGCATGGCTGGTCAGCTAACGGTGTATTCAACATCGAGGGTGGATGCTATGCGAAGTGCATTAACTTATCCAAGGAAAAAGAACCGCAAATTTATGATGCGATCCGTTTCGGTTCTGTACTTGAAAATGTCGTTGTCGATGAAGAAACTCGTGTTGCGGACTATGATGACGGCAGCCTGACTGAAAATACACGTGCAGCTTATCCAATCCAGGCAATTGAAAACATCGTGGACCCAAGCATTGCCGGACATCCAAACGCAATTGTGTTCCTGACTGCCGACGCTTTCGGAGTTCTGCCTCCAATCGCCAAGCTTACAAAGGAACAGGCAATGTACCATTTCTTGAGCGGATATACTTCAAAGCTTGCTGGAACTGAGCGCGGCATCACATCACCGCAGGCAACGTTCTCGACTTGCTTCGGCTCACCTTTCCTTCCGCTTGCAGCAACAAGATACGCCGAAATGCTCGGTGAAAAAATCGACGAGCACAACGCGAAGGTATTCCTTGTGAACACAGGATGGACAGGCGGAGAATATGGCACTGGCAGCCGCATGAAGCTTGCATACACTCGCGCAATGGTCCAGGCAGCACTTGAAGGCGAATTGAACAACGTCGAAACCGTCAAAGACGAAATCTTCGGCCTGGATATTCCGTCACATGTACCAGGTGTACCTGACGACGTCCTTCAGCCAGTCAAAACATGGAGCGACAAAGAAGCCTACTACGCAAAAGCAAACGAACTTGCTGGCAAGTTCCGCGAAAACTTTAAGAAGTTCTCAAACGTACCTTCTGAGATCGAAGAAAAAGGCGGACCGACAGCGAAATAAGAACAAAAAGCGCAAGCGCCTCGTTCAGCCCCGACAAGCGCTGGAGGGCCGACCAGTGAAGTCGTTCTTTGACTTCATTGGGCGGATCGAAATCGAAAAGTATAGCCGACTGCCCAGAAACGCAGAAACTGGAGACTCCGACAAAGAAGCGATTTTTGCTTCTGCCGGCGGAGTTGAAGTTTCGGAGTTTCTAGGAGGCGAAACTAGACAAGTGACTCGAGGGGCTAGGCGCTGGAGCTAGATTAAAAAAACCGCATTGAGTTATCCACAACTCAATACCTTTATAAATTCCTTATCCACAAGAAAAGCGCAAGCGCCTTGGTCAGCCCCGACAAGCGATGGAGCTGACAATTCTCGAAGTAAAATTCATCCTTTCTTATCGCATAAAAGGGCCATTTCCAATCGGAAAAGGCCCTTTTCTATTTCACAGTCTATTGGTTGCGGTTTATGCCAATAGCTATCATTTACTCCTGTTCCTTAATGCTTCCCTGTCAACATTTTGGGGAGGCTGTTCCATCCATCTGTTATCAATCATTATTTTTATCCCGTCGTTTGCATATTGAAGAATTTCAGTCACAAGCCTCGTGTAATGTCCGCCTAAATCTTTTCTTAGGCTCGCTCCAATTGCAGTTCCGTATCCACCAACACTAATAGCACTTAAACTGTTGGTTTGAAACATCATTAGCTTATCTGAAAAAGGCGGTACAATTGATTGAGATATCGCTGAGTCCCAGGTGCTTGGAAGCGGGACTCCGTCTTGTACTAAAATTTCTCTAAACACAGTTTCATGTTTTGCAGCTATTTCAGAACCTCTTTCCATAAACTTTCGTACTTCTGGTGACTGGGCTGTCTGAGAGAAACCTGCCAAAAAAGTTCTGCCAATTGAATTCGTCTCTGTGTTTTTTGATATATGAGCCAGCTCTACAGCAGTAAGTGGGCGATGTCTTCCCATTAAACTAGATAAGAATGATTCATCTTGCAGATATTCTGCTTTCTCCATTGGAGGTATTGTTGGCGAGCGTACGAATGTACCTTTTTTTAAAAGCAAGTCACAAGAATCATTATAAAGTTTCATAAATATCTCAGAAGTCTCCGAAAATAATTCTCTTACATCATTCCTGGCCAATACTTCTAAAAATGCTGCAGATGCAACAGTTCCTGCTGAAGCCATATATTTAATATAGCGCAAAGTAAAAAGATCTGAGTATACTCTGCCTGCCATTAAATTCACGTCATCCTGAGTAAAACCGATAGGCAGTGCATGTTGATCTTTTTCGAAAATGGTCTTGACTTGATTTACTACAAATTTCGTATTTGATAACGCGGCATTTATGATTTCCGTCATTTCGGTATCTTCATTTACCTTTGCAAAATGCTGGACAATGCAATGAGCCATTGAATTTTGCATATAAGCTCCCCACATCGCAGCTACTTCTGATGAAGTCAATTGAGGGTTATGTTCCATTTCAATTCATAACTCCTTCTTTTTGCCTTATTTTTAGGCTAAAGAAGAGATAATATTCGTTGATAACTATTCAACTAAAATAAGTACTGTTTTTTTTAAAATTAAACTTATAACAATGACTGTAAAGAAAAAAAACAGAGCACAATATGTGCCCTGCTTAGTTGGTTGAGTTCAAGGAAATCAACTGATACGTAAGTGTTGTTGTGCTTTCTGTCCATTCTACTTTTTTGATGACGCCGATTCCGGTAAGGTCACCTTCGATTGTCTTTTTGACTTCTAGTGGAATGTCAACTGGATAAAGCCTGTAGCCTTCCTTGGTCAAAGAGAAGAAATTGTCTTCGAGCCGCTTTTCCCGGCCCTTTGTCACGATCATTGTATTCAACTCTAATGGCATCCCCATTGTACTCGCTCCTCTATTGTTCATCATTAATACCACTTTCATTTTATCATTGTTGCTATTGTGATTTCATCCAATTCGTTAAGTCGGACACAACTTTCCGGTTCACTACTGGCGGAAAGTAATGCGTGTAGTCATCAA
This window of the Mesobacillus jeotgali genome carries:
- a CDS encoding gamma carbonic anhydrase, with product MIYSYKGKTPKIADSAFIADYVTISGDVEIGEESSVWFNTSIRGDVAPTIIGNKVNIQDNSVLHQSPNNPLILEDEVTVGHQVVLHSCVIRKKALIGMGSIILDQADIGEGAFIGAGSLVPQGKKIPPNTLAFGRPAKVIRELNEEDIRDMERISREYAEKGQYYKNLQNKEND
- a CDS encoding TIGR01212 family radical SAM protein (This family includes YhcC from E. coli K-12, an uncharacterized radical SAM protein.) produces the protein MKQTNPFHYATDDKRYHTWNYHLRSHFGHKVFKVALDGGFDCPNRDGTVAHGGCTFCSAAGSGDFAGDRVEDLGTQFAKIKEKMHSKWKDGKYMAYFQAFTNTHAPVEVLREKYETVLNEEGVVGISIATRPDCLPDDVVEYLAELNERTYLWVELGLQTVHEKTANLINRAHDYETYKEGVDKLRKHGIRVCSHIINGLPQETPEMMMETAREVAKLDVQGIKIHLLHLLKGTPMVKQYEKGLLEFLSFEDYVKLVCDQLEILPPDMIIHRITGDGPIELMVGPMWSVNKWEVLNAIDKELKHRDSWQGKFYAGNKVVIENEA
- a CDS encoding C39 family peptidase, which translates into the protein MLYISIAAVVPLLVLFFLLIRNQNSMIKSILMFLFVFTSVAGAFLLENLQASHVAKAVESVKQWLDEPEQSALREAAMIEEYKPEIIPIKKQILLDAPAIWQMPELPRGCEVTSLAMLLQFKDIQVDKLTLAREVKKNPAEYRLQNGKIYFGDPNEGFVGNMYTYTQPGLGVYHKPIAELAEQYLPGKIQDLTGADFQELKIHLSDNRPVWIITNTEYKRLNDSFFQTWYTPNGEVKVTTKEHSVLVTGYDESSVYFNDPLTGEKNKKAPMKDFVEAWVQMGRQAVTYLP
- a CDS encoding tRNA (mnm(5)s(2)U34)-methyltransferase: MKLERILPFARNLLELAVKPGDIAVDATVGNGHDTLFLANLVGPAGRIYGFDIQDEALMSCKTKLREHDLQDQVTLFHTGHENITECIPPLHFGKITGAVFNLGYLPGGDKNIVTVPETTIQAIDQLLEIMAPEGIIVIVIYHGHPEGKVEREYLLRYVKSLDQNIAHVLEYKFLNQKNNPPFIIAIEKR
- a CDS encoding YtzC family protein; translation: MATRQSVEQLLQQCEDAINLAQDQYKDAATQQHYNDGNFTNALQALEDAYNDLAKLSFSANSQQREQLHRMRLQLQQVQNNMILLDH
- a CDS encoding alpha/beta hydrolase codes for the protein MWKWEADGDAKAVIVMIHGALEHHRRYGWLIEAWRSSGFHVIMGDLPGQGLTTRANRGHIDSFDEYILEVKEWVEAAYEFDLPVFLLGHSMGGLVAIRMLQEERVEIAGLILSSPCLGLVNYPSKMLDMLSHGLNVLVPAMRMSPGLTVEMATRNEDVRAVDANDSLYLTKVSIRWYRELIAAMDQAFDNMSKVQDVPTLLVQGGDDRIVDKRSVKEWFNNAPLSEKRYKEWPNCYHEVFNEPEREEVFDYAHDFVISQLKAIGYVY
- a CDS encoding tetraprenyl-beta-curcumene synthase family protein, with protein sequence MLIPSMPISLMYRVYKQVLPQVHRELAYWKSRAEEIPNPELRKQALSSIEHKTFHCEGGSILSLTAKKNYKKAIRFIVAYQTISDYLDNLCDRSTSLDPADFAALHESMADALDTDRQLKNYYREREDQNDGGYLIELVTVCREVLSELDHYHDIQHHFGELCDYYCDLQIHKHVEVKDRVPRLQTWFDGHRENIPDMEWYEFSACAGSTLGIFCLVSYALRDDFKPEYADSIRNGYFPYIQGLHILLDYFIDQEEDREGGDLNFCFYYENEEALFERLRHFVQHADHHTAKLPHQRFHKLINRGLLGVYLSDDKVRRQERIRKLAREMIKTAGPVSYFFYINGRAYRSLQRWVPSGVVRAFIK